The genome window CGGGCCAACGCTCGGGGCAACTCCAGTGGGTATCCTGCCGGCCCACTCCCAGAGCCCCCCGAAGAACTCCACCCAGAGCATGGCAAGCAGAGCGATACGTTGACCGCCTCAATAACCCCTCGGACTGCTTGCGTGACGACACGGCGGCCGGAATCCACCGCCAGGCCCGCGACCTGGGCCGGACGCGAGCCGATGGCCGTGGAGGCCGGCCTCGGGGCCTCGGAGCAGAGAACCGCCCATCAGGCCATTCATCCGGGCGATCAGCCGACTTCGCGCTTTTGGAAAGCGGCGATGGCAACGAGGAGGCCGGCCATTACCAGGCACATGGCATACCCGAACGACATGCCGACATAGCCCAGCGTGATCTTGGTGTCCTGGGTGAGGGCATCGGTCACCCAGAGGAAGGCTAGGTTAGGCGAAAGCCAGTAGGCGATCCGGGCCCAGAGATGGGTGTCCCGGTACTGGCCGAACATCGCGTCGGAAAACAGCCCCAGAAAGAGCACGCCGAGGCAGATGGCCAGGGTCAACACCTGGCCGCACCGGGTCGATGCGGCCAAGGCGACGGACGTCAGCATGAGGATCATGGCAAAGACGAGGGCGAGAGCCCCGAGCAACTGCCCGTCGATGAAGTCCTTGCCGAACTGCTGAAACTGCCAATCAGGATCGATCAGAGCCACCAGGGCCAGAACCAGACCCATCAGGGGCACGGCAATGGCAATCGCGGTTGACGAGAACTGCATGTCGTACATATAGTTACAAAAAGCCGCGATCAGGATGGACAGGACCAGGGCTCCGCACCCGAAGAGGATCACCGGCAAATCGTATTGATCGCTGGCCCGCTCCATGACTTTGTGCCGCATGGTCAGCAGGAAGACAATCCCCGTCAGGTAGAAGGCCACGGCCAGAGCGGAAGCGAGCCCGATGAACTTGGCGGTGACGAACAATGGTCTGGGCACCGGCTTGCTGATGACCGTAAGAACGGTCTTATTCTCGATTTCGAGCGACAAAATCCCTGCGGCGCTGAAGGCGGACAAAAACAAACCGGAGATCAGCAACGTAGAAAGGCCAAGGTCTTTCAGGAGCTTATTGTCGTCCTGTAGGGTAAATCCGCTGATTCCGACGCACAAGACAAGGGCGCCGGCGGTCACCAGGAGCAGGACGCCGTAGATCGGCTGGCGAACTGTCTCGGTGAAGCTGTTGGTGACGATACCGAGGAATTTCGTGGGCATCGGGCTTCCGCTGATTGACAACCGTCGAGCAGGTCTATGACCGCCACCTGCAGGGACGTCCCGGCGGCTTGGCAGTCTGACCGGCTTATTGTAAAGTACGACGCTCCGTCGTCCACTGGTCGGCGGAAAAAAGGGTATGGGGCGGATGAGCCTTGTGGCAGTCCGCCCCCCGTTCTGCAGCAATCTCTCATAGAGACATGTAGCGTATGATGCAAGAGCGACCGGAAACCCGAGCCCGCAGCGTAGCCTTGATCGGCATGATCTTCCAGATTGTCCTGGCCGCCTTCTACACCATCCTGGCGGTCTGGAGTCAATCCCAGGCCATGTGGGCACTGACCCTCCTCACCTCCCTCGGCATCGTCATCTGGCTCACCCTCCTACTGGTTTACCATCAGCGTGTGGCCGTCCAGGAGGAAGCCCTGGAGACCGACCAATTGCGTCGGCAACAAGCGAGCGGCCAGGTGGGGGAGGCGATCTTCGACGTCACCAGCGAGGAAATGCTCCTGGCCCGGCGTCGGCTACGGTGGATGTACCGCTGGCTGGTTCCCGCGGCGGCACTCGTCATCATCGTGGCCCTCGTCGGGGCCGGACTGCTGGGCTGGTCCTGGGGGCTGTTTAAGCCGATCTCGGCCACGACGTGGAAGGATGTCCAGCACAGCAACGTGCTGATGTGGTTCCTGGGCGGCGCCGCCTTTCTGAGTTTCCTCCTCTCCCGGTACGCGGTTGGCATGGCCAAGTATCTGGAGTGGCAGATGCTCCGGGCTGGAGCGAGCTACCTCATGGGGGTCACGCTGGCTTCGGTAGCCCTGGCCGCCACGCTCGGAGCTATCCATTTTGTCCAGAACCCCTATCCTGAGCACGTTCTGGCCTATGCACTGCGGTTTCTGATGCTGGTGCTGGCGGCCGAGTTTGCCCTCAATCTGCTGCTGGACTTCTACCGCCCGCGCTCGCCGGACGAAGTACCCCGGCCCTCGTTTGACAGCCGTCTTCTGGGCCTGTTCACCGAGCCGGGTGGGATCGCCCGCTCGATCGCCGACGCGATCAACTACCAGTTCGGCTTCGAGGTCTCGTCGACATGGTTCTACAAACTCCTCGAGCGATCGGCGGTGCCTCTAGCGGGCTTCGCCGTGCTGAGTCTGGTGCTGGCCAGTTCACTGGTGTTCGTGTCGGCGGACGAGGTGGTCGTGGTTGAGCGATTCGGTCGGCGACTGCCGGGTGACCTCGAGCCGGGGCTGCACTTCAAGCTGCCCTGGCCGGTGGATCGAGCCTACTCGGTCGGCATCCACGGCGTTCACGAGTTGATTGTTGGGGTGAAGCAGCAGGAGGATCCCAACGTCCAGGACAACCTGATTCTTTGGACCAACCAGCATGCTCAGGAGGCTCACCTGAAGGTCCTGGTCGCCACGCCCAAGCTGGCGGGTTTCATGACCGCACCAGGTGGCGACGCGGACAGGAAGCCGGCCTCGCCGGACGCTTCGGCGAACGAGTCCAGTGCCATGAGCGAGGCCAGCGAGGCGGTATCGGTAAGTATGCTCCGCGTGGCCATGACCATCCAGTACGAGATCAAGGAGGCGTATCAGTGGATCACCACCTATCGTGATCCTGAGGCGGCCCTGAAGGCCCTCGCCCATCGGGAAATCACCCACTACTTTGCGAACGTGGACGTCATAGGGGTGTTGGGCACGCAGCGAGGACCGATCGAGAAGGCCCTCTGGGAGTCGATGCAGAAGACCGCCGATGAATCCAATCTGGGCATCAGGATCGTATTCCTGGGACTCCAGGGCGTTCACCCACCGGAGGACACCGCCGCTACCTTCCAGGAAGTCATTGGCGCCGAGCAGAAGAAGAACGCTACCATTCGTACTGCCTGGGCGGACTACAACAAGCGGCTCTCGCAAGTGGCCGGCGATGTTGGGCGAGCGGAACAGCTCGCCAAGGCCATCGAGAAGATGAACCGCCTCGATTCGGATCCTGACGCGACGCCGGCTGACCGCGAGACCGCTCAGGACCAAGTCCAGCTCCTGTTCTTCGGAAGTGAACCGAAGAGGATTCGCCCGGTCGGAGGCAGCGCCCAGAGCCGGATCGCCCAGGCAAGGTCGGAGAGATGGAAGATGGAGAACGAGGCTCACGCCCGGGCGGTGGCGTTTGCCCAGGAGATTGCCAACAAGCAGGCGGCGCCGGAGGCCTACTATACAAGACGCTACCTGCGAACCGTGGCCGAGTCGGTCAAGGGCATTCGAAAGTACCTCCTGGCCGCCGAAGGTGAGATTTCCACACGGGTGTTCAATCTGGATATCAAGGACCCGGCAAACGCACCCATGGACTTGGCCGTAGAGAAGCAGCCGTAAGGAGTGTTGACGTGAGATCCCTGCCCCCTCTGATCGTACCAGAGGAGGCCGATATGGAGAGATGCAACGATGAAACGTAGCTGGCCTTCATTGATCAGCGGCGCCGTATTGGCAAGCATGCTCATCCTGTACATGGTCGCCTTCCAAGTCCGATTCTCCGAGGTCGCGGTGGTTCGCACCTTTGGCCAGATCAAGGAAGGCGGGGTCATCAAGGAACCTGGGCTCTACTGGAAATGGCCCTGGCCGATTCAGAGGGTGGAGCGATACGACAACCGCATCCAGACCACGTCGACCACGGGCGAGGAAACGCCCACGCGGGACGGCAAGAACGTGATCGTCACGAGCACCGTGAATTGGCGGATCGACGACCCCAAGCAGTTTAGCATCCGCTGCAAGAGCATGAAGGAAGCCGAGAACTTCGTCAAACTCCGCGTCCGTAACGATCAGAAAACGGTCATCGGAAAGTACGACTTCCGCAATTTCGTCTCCGTCGAGCCGAGCGAGCTGAAACGCGACGCGATCGAGCTGGAAATCGGCAAAGCGGTAGCGATGGTTGCCCAGGAGCTGTACGGCCTCCGCGTCGAGCGGGTGGGCATCGAGACGTTCCAGGTGCCCCAAGAGGTCAGCAAGTCCGTCATTGAAGCGATGAAGAAAGAAAGGCAAGCCAAAGCTCAGCAGTACACCAGCGAGGGTGAGTCGGAAGCTAAGCAGATCAAGGACACCGCTGAGAGCATCGCCGGGACTATCACCACATTCGCCGATCGCAAGGCGGCCGCGATCGTAGCCGAGGGCCAAAAGAGAGCGGTGGAATACAACCGGGTATTCCGAGAGGACCCGGAACTGGCCAAGTGGCTGCTCCAGGTTGAGAACATCCCAGTGGCCCTGGGCGATCGAGCCACACTGGTCATTGACCAGCCGATCTTCACGGAGATATTCCGCGAGACCGGATCGGCCGGCGTGCCGTCGCCCCAACCAGCCGAGGGCCCTGCCGGCCAGACGGCCCTTCCCGCGGCGATTCCAGTCATCGTGGACAGCAAGTGAACAACGGAGCAAGATGACCTTGGCTCATATTCACGACCATCATCATGAGGATCAGCCGCTGGGCGAGTGCTGCGGCCATGGGCCGGAGAACCAAGCCTTGGCGGTGATCGAAGAACCCCTAGATCCGGCTAACCAGTCGCTCTCCGATGCGTTAAGGCTGAGCTTCTGGTTTCTCAAGCTGGTGATGTTCTGTCTGATCATCGGCTTCATGCTCAGCGGCCTGGTGTGCGTCGACCAAGGCGAGGTCGTGGTCGTCACACGGCTGGGGCAGCTAGACGGTGAACCGCGGAAGCCGGGACTGGGTTGGGCGTGGCCCTATCCGATTGGCGAGAAGACCAAGGTCAGCACCACGTTGCGCAACCTGTCGGTGGACAGTTTCTGGCTCAACCTCAGCGAGGCCGACAAGGCTAAATCCTTGAGCGAAGTTAACGCCCGTTCGCCGGGACTGGACCCGAAGGTTGACGGCGCTCTCCTGACCAACGACCTGACCGGCGATCTGGCCATCATGCACATGCAACTCAACATCCAGTACCGCGTCAGTGACGAGACGCGAATTCGAGCAGCGGAGACTGATCCCGCGCGCCGCATATCCGATGTCATTCTCTTCGTCGAGAACGTCGGCAATGAACAAGCCTTCCTGCGAACCGTGATCCAGAACGCAGCCGTAGCCGAAGCCGCCAAGACCACGGTTGACGTGTTGTGGAAGGACGCCGGTCGGGTAGCATCCGCGGTTCAGGTCCGCGCCCAGGCCATGCTCGACCAGCTGGAAACCGGCATTCAGTTGGAGAAAGTCGCGGCCCCACAGTCGTACTTTCCCCTCCAGGCTCGGGAGGAGTTCAACAGCGTAACCAACGCGATGAACCAGAAAAGCACGCTGATCAGCGAGGCCGACGGCGAGCGCACCAAGAAGCTGCTCGGCGTGGCCGGTCCGGCCTGGGAACCGCTGAGCGAGGCCATCCAGTCGCTCGACCAGGCGACCGACACCGCGGCCAGAGACAAGGCCATGAGCCAGATCGACGAGATCCTGGAAAAGAGCGCGACCGGCGAGGCGGGCGGCAAGATCAAGCTCGCCCAGCGCGACCGCGAGAAGGTCATCGCTGATACGCGGGCCGAGGTCTCCCGATTCCAGGCCTACCAGGCGGAGTACCGCAAGGACCCCGACCTGGTCCGCAAGCAGCTCCGAGCCGGGATGCTCAGGAGACTTTTTGACGATCAGGACGTCATCAAATGGTGGCTGCCGCCGGGCAACAAGCAGCTGATCATCTCCATCAACAAGGACCCCAAGGATATCCGGGACGCCGAACGGCGGAGACTGGCAGAGGAGGCGAACAAGCCCAAGTGATGTCAACTGACGGAACACTCGTCGTTCACGCGGTAGGCCTGACCAAGGTCTTCAAGGACTTCTGGCTGCGCAACCGGGTCGTGGCCGTGGATCGCCTCGATTTTGAGATCCACCAGCACGAGGTCTTCGGACTTTTGGGCCCAAACGGATCGGGCAAGACGACCACGATCAAGATGATGCTCGGGCTGCTCTACCCCACACGCGGGCGAATCAGCGTGCTGGGCAAGGCTCCGACCGAGGTCGCGATCAAGTCCCGGATCGGCTACCTGCCGGAGGAATCCTATCTGTATCGTTTCCTGGATGCCCGGGAGACGCTGGATTACTATGGCCGCCTTTTCCAGCTCCCGCGTCCTGACCGCCGACGGCGGGTCGAGCAGTTGCTGGAGATGGTCGGCCTCACCCGCGAGGCCCGCCGCCGAGTGGGTGAGTACTCGAAGGGAATGGCCCGCCGTATCGGGCTCGCCCAGGCTCTGATCAACGACCCCGATCTGCTGATCCTGGACGAACCCACCACCGGCCTGGATCCGATCGGAACGCGCGAGATCAAGGACCTGATCCTGTTCCTCAACCGCGAGAAGCGTAAGACCATCCTGCTGTGCAGCCACCTCC of Phycisphaerae bacterium contains these proteins:
- a CDS encoding ABC transporter ATP-binding protein, with the protein product MSTDGTLVVHAVGLTKVFKDFWLRNRVVAVDRLDFEIHQHEVFGLLGPNGSGKTTTIKMMLGLLYPTRGRISVLGKAPTEVAIKSRIGYLPEESYLYRFLDARETLDYYGRLFQLPRPDRRRRVEQLLEMVGLTREARRRVGEYSKGMARRIGLAQALINDPDLLILDEPTTGLDPIGTREIKDLILFLNREKRKTILLCSHLLADVEDVCQRVTILYGGRKQAVGSIHELLSQENQTQITTERLSADAIERVRRIIEEEDGKSLLSITTPTTRLETFFLQTVRAAQVAQTKTSGATSGGRIAGFLGGAEKAEGEAVVSSLIAAASKSDPGQEIPTREPPSQAPSSEVIDQLVSATRERPAETAQEKTETPPVTQPDRTVIDDLLKRADRPRE